Genomic DNA from Nocardioides aquaticus:
TAGGCGAGCACGACGACGAGCGCGGTGACCATCGCGAGCACGACCTGGCTGGCCAGGATGACGGTCCACAGGCGCCGGCGGTGGTGCGGCGCGACGGGGGCGGCGGTGCCGGGGGACGCGGCGCTGGGGAGGGGGAAGCAGACGCGCCGGCACCGGCCGGCGTCCGCTCGTCGTCGACGGCCACGGCCCCAGTGTTGCCTATGGGCGGTGGGTCCCGGGGGCGCTTCGGCGCGTCGGGGTGCGACGGTGCAGGTCAGCGCCCCGTGCCGTCGTGTCCGAATCCCGCCAGCCAGGGTGGGGAGGGGGCGGGCAGGATGGGTGCGTGACCACCACGGACGAGCCTCCCGCAGCGCCCGACGGGCTGGACCCGCAGGCCTGCTACCGGGTGGTGGAGTCGCGCGACCCCCGGTTCGACGGGGTGTTCTGGACCGCCGTGCGCACGACCGGGATCTACTGCCGCCCGTCCTGCCCGGCGCGGACGCCGGCGGCACGCAACGTGACCTTCCACGCGAGCGCGGCGGCGGCGCAGGCGGCGGGCTACCGCGCCTGCCGGCGCTGCCGTCCCGACGCCTCTCCTGGGAGCCCGGACTGGGACGTCGCCGCGACCACGGCCGGTCGGGCCATGCGGCTGATCGCCGACGGGGTGGTCGACCGGGAGGGCGTGCCCGGGCTGGCCGGACGGCTCGGCTACACCCCCCGCCACCTGACCCGCCTGCTCGGCGACGAGCTCGGGGCCGGGCCCCTGGCGCTGGCCCGGGCGCGGCGCGCGCAGACCGCGCGGACCCTGGTCGAGCGCACCGACCTCCCGCTGACCGACGTCGCGCACGCCGCCGGCTTCGCCAGCGTGCGGCAGTTCAACCAGACCGTGCTGGACGTCTACGCAGCGACCCCCGGCGAGCTGCGCTCACGCCGCGGACGCACGGTTCCGGGTGGCGGGCGCGGGGCGGTGCGTGAGGACCTGGACCCGCCCGGTGCGCTGACGCTGAGGCTGCCGGTGCGCACCCCCTTCGCCGGCCGCGAGCTGCTGGGCTTCCTGGCCTACCACGTGGTCCCGGGGGTCGAGACCGCCGGACCGGGCTGGTACGCCCGCACCCTCGACCTGCCCCACGCCCCCGGGACGGTCCGTGTCCTGCTCGACGACCCGGACCCCGGCCCGGGCACGGCGACCGTCGAGGCCGTCTTCGGTCTCGGCGACCTGCGCGACCTGCCCGCCGCGGTGGAACGCGTCCGCCGGATGCTCGACGCCGACGCCGACCCCGCGGTGGTCGACCGCCACCTCGGCGAGGACGACGTGCTCGCGCCCCTGGTCGCGGCCCGCCCGGGGTTGCGCGTGCCCGGACAGGTCGACGGTGACGAGACCGCGGTCCGCACCGTGGTCGGCCAGCAGGTCAGCGTGGTCGGGGCGCGCACCGTGACCGCACGGATGGTGCAGGCGCACGGGCGCGCGGTGACCACGGGCGTTCCGGGCCTGACGCACCTGTTCCCGCGGGCCGACGTGCTGGCGGCGGTCGACCCGGAGACGCTGCCGATGCCGCGCGCCCGGGGCCGGGCGCTGGTCGGGCTGTGCGCCGCGCTCGCCGAGGGGCGGGTCCGGCTCGACCGGGGCGTCGCCCGCGCGGACACCCGGGCGGCGATGCTGGCGCTGAAGGGCATCGGGCCCTGGACGGCCGACTACGTCGCGATGCGCGCCCTCGGCGACCCGGACGTCTTCCTGCCGACCGACATCGGCGTGCGCAACGCCCTGAGCGGGCTCGGGCAGGACCCCGCGACCCTCCTGCCGCAGGTCACCGGTGACGGCGGCCGCTGGGCGCCGTGGCGCTCGACCGCGCTGATGCACCTGTGGGCCACCGTCATCCCGGCCCTGCCCGACCCCGACCGCGACCCCGACCGACCCGAGGAGACCTGACATGTGGACCGTGACCGACAGCCCGGTCGGACCGCTGCGGCTCGTGGAGCACCACGGCGCGCTGACCCACGTCGAGTTCGCCCCCCACGGCCCGGCCGCCGACGGCCGCCCCCGCGGGACCGAGGACGACCAGGTGCCCGTGCTGGTGGAGGCCGCCGCACAGCTGGCGGCGTACTTCGCCGGCGACCTGAAGGACTTCGACCTCCCCCTGGACCCCGGCGGCACGCCGTTCCAGCAACGCGTCTGGGAGGCGCTGCGCGGGATCGGCTGGGGCGAGACCGCGACCTACGGCGCGGTGGCGGTGCGGCTCGGGATGACCCCGGCGGCGTCGCGGGCCGTCGGCCTCGCGAACGGGCGCAACCCGATCCCGATCGTGGTTCCGTGCCACCGCGTGATCGGCGCCAACGGCACCCTCACCGGGTACGCCGGGGGCCTGGAGCGCAAGCAGGTCCTCCTCGACCTGGAGACCCACGCCTTGTTCTGACCCGCCGAGATGACGCTCGCGGACAGCCGAGATGACGCTCGCGGCGCGTCGAGGTGACGGTTGCGGCGCTCAGGAGCCGGCCGCGGCGGCCCGCCGCAGCGACTCCGAGAGCCGCTCGGCGGCGGCGAGCACCGCGGGGGCGTGCATCCGGCCGGGCTGGCGCGAGAGCCGCTCGAGCGGGCCCGAGACCGACACCGCCGCGATCACCTTGCCGCCGGGGGACCGGACGGGCGCCGAGACCGAGGCGACGCCCTGCTCGCGCTCGCCCACCGACTGCGCCCACCCGCGCCGGCGGATGCCCGAGAGGGCGGCGGCGGAGAACGCCGCCTCCTGCAGGCCCCGGTGCACACGGTCGGGGTCCTCCCAGGCCAGCAGGACCTGGGCCGCCGAGCCGGCCCGCATCGTCAGCTGCGAGCCGATCGGGATGGTGTCGCGCAGTCCGGAGGGCCGCTCGGCGGCGGCCACGCAGATCCGTGCCTCGCCCTGGCGCCGCCAGAGCTGGGCCGACTCGCCGGTGATGTCGCGCAGCCGGGCCAGGACCGGACCTGCGGTCGCCAGGAGGCGGTCCTCGCCCGCGGCGGCCGACAGCTCGGCGAGGCGGGGGCCGAGCACGAAGCGACCCTGCAGGTCACGGGCGACCAGACGGTGGTGCTCGAGGGCCACGGCCAGGCGGTGCGCGGTCGGCCGGGCGAGGCCGGTGCCGGCCACCAGGCCGGCCAGCGTCGCCGGGCCCGACTCCAGCGCGGTCAGCACGAGCGCGGCCTTGTCGAGCACGCCGACGCCACTGGATGTGTCCATATGGCAATACTGCCGTCTCACTTCCTGGGACGCAAGTACTACGATGTCCCGGTACCGGGCCGCCCCACGGCCCATCCCGCGACACAGCACGAGGAGCACCCATGGGCAGGACACTGGCCGAGAAGGTCTGGGACGAGCACGTCGTCCGCGCGACCCCCGGGGAGCCCGACCTCCTCTACATCGACCTCCACCTCATCCACGAGGTGACCTCGCCGCAGGCCTTCGACGGCCTGCGCCTGGCCGGTCGTACGGTCCGCCGCCCCGACCTCACCATCGCCACCGAGGACCACAACGTCCCGACGGTCGACTGGGACAAGCCGATCGCCGACCCCGTCTCCCGCACCCAGGTCGAGACGCTGCGCCGCAACTGCGCGGAGTTCGGCGTGCGCCTGCACCCGCTCGGCGACGTCGAGCAGGGCATCGTGCACGTGGTCGGCCCGCAGCTCGGCCTGACCCAGCCGGGGATGACGATCGTGTGCGGCGACTCCCACACCTCCACCCACGGCGCCTTCGGCGCGCTGGCCTTCGGCATCGGCACCAGCGAGGTCGAGCACGTCCTGGCCACCCAGACCCTCCCGCAGGCCCGTCCGAGGACGATGGCGGTCACCGTCAACGGCAGCCTGCCGGCCGGCGTCACCGCCAAGGACCTCGTGCTGACCCTGATCACCCACACCGGGACCGGTGGCGGCCAGGGCTACGTCGTGGAGTACCGCGGGTCGGCCATCGAGGAGCTCTCGATGGAGGCGCGGATGACGATCTGCAACATGTCCATCGAGTGGGGCGCCAAGGCCGGGATGGTCGCACCCGACCAGACCACCTTCGACTACATCGAGGGCCGCCCCGAGGCGCCGACGGGTGCCGACTGGGACGCGGCGGTCGAGCACTGGACCAGCCTGCGCACCGACGACGACGCGGAGTTCGACGAGGAGATCGTCCTCGACGCCTCCGTCATGACCCCGTTCGTCACCTGGGGCACCAACCCCGGCCAGGGCGTGCCGCTCGGCGGGAGCGTGCCGTTCCCCGGTGACTTCGAGGAGGAGGGCGACCGCGTCGCCGCCGAGAACGCGCTGCGATACATGGCCCTGGAGGCCGGCACCCCGATGCGCGAGGTCGCGGTCGACACCGTCTTCATCGGCTCCTGCACCAACGGGCGCATCGAGGACCTCCGCCTCGCCGCGAGCATCATCGAGGGCCGCACCGTCGACGCCGACACCCGCCTCCTGGTCGTCCCGGGTTCGGCCCGGGTCCGGCTGCAGGCCGAGGACGAGGGCCTCGACGTGGTCTTCAAGCAGGCCGGCGCCGAGTGGCGCGGCGCGGGCTGCTCGATGTGCCTGGGCATGAACCCCGACACCCTCGCCCCGGGCGAGCGCAGCGCCTCGACCTCCAACCGCAACTTCGAGGGCCGGCAGGGCAAGGGCGGTCGTACGCACCTGGTCTCGATCCCGGTCGCGGCGGCCACCGCCGTGCGCGGCACCCTCTCCTCACCCGCCGACCTGGACTGATCGGAGCCCCTGATGGACGCGTTCACCTCGCACACCGGCGTCGGCGTGCCGCTGCGCCGCAGCAACGTCGACACCGACCAGATCATCCCGGCCGTCTACCTCAAGCGGGTCACGCGCACCGGCTTCGAGGACGGCCTGTTCGCCGCCTGGCGCGGCGACGCCTCCTTCGTGCTCAACCAGCCGGCGTACGCCGCCGGGTCGGTCCTCGTCGCCGGTCCCGACTTCGGTACGGGGTCCTCGCGCGAGCACGCCGTGTGGGCGCTGCAGAACTACGGCTTCCGCGCCGTGATCTCCTCGCGCTTCGCCGACATCTTCCGCGGCAACTCCGGCAAGGCCGGGCTGGTCGCCGCCCAGGTCGACGAGAAGGTCGTCCAGCGGTTGTGGGACCTGCTCGAGGCCGAGCCGGGCGCCACGATCACCGTCGACCTGGAGTCGCGCACGGTGCGTGCCGGGGAGGGCCCCGACGCCGTCGAGGACTCCTTCGACATCGACGACTACACGCGTTGGCGCCTGCTCGAGGGGCTCGACGACGTCAGCATCACGCTGACCCACGACGAGGACATCTCCGCCTTCGAGTCCGGCCGCCCGGTCTGGAAGCCCGCCCTGACCTGACCCGGCCCACTCACCGCAGCGCGAGCTGGGTGCACCACGGCTCGAAGCCCAGCCCCTCGGCGACGGCGAGCGAGGCCCGGTTGTCGCTGCGGGCCCGCCACCGGGCCAGGCCGTGGTGACGCACGGCGTACGCCGCCGCGTGCCGGCCGACCCGGGCGCCCAGGCCCTGGCCGCGCCACGACGGCGCGACCAGCACCCCCACGTCACGCGGGGCGCCGTCGAAGGGCGTGAGGTTCGCCGCCGCGACGACCGTGCCCGCGACCACCACCGCGAAGCAGTGGTCGGTGAGCGGGTCGACGTCCCGGAACCCGGACTCGCCCCACGCGCCCGGCCCCACGCGGTCACGCAGGTCGGTGAGGTCGCGGGGGTCCCAACGACGCACCTCCGGGCTCCCGGCCGCCAGTGGTGCCGGCGGTGCGCCGGTCGGGTCGTGGTCCAGGTAGGCGTGCACCGAGGGGCCGACCACCCGCAGCCGCCGCTCCCGCGCCAGGGTGCGCCAGGCCGAGGGCTCCGTACGCCGCCGGGCGTCGTCGAGGAGGTCGTCCTCGGGCTCCTGGGCCCCGGGTGGCAGGGACACGTGGAGGCCGCCTCCCGCGGACCAGACCACCCACCAGCCGCCGTAGACCGAGAGCGGGCTCGTGGGGGAGTGCGGACGGACCGTGGTGCCGCACCACAGCTCGTCGTCGGGCACACCGAGCACCCGGGACCACCACCGCTCGACCGAGCGCACCGACCTCTCGCGCACCCCGGCACCGTAGCCCCGGCTCGTCGCACCGGCGGGTCCTCCCTCCCACCGCCGCCGGCGCCCGCCGAGGCGGTGAGCCGACAAGGACGGTCCCTCGGGTCGTTGTGGAGCGGCCCCGCACATCCCTAGGTTGCACGGGACGCCGGTCAACAACGTCCGACGGGCACTGCTCCAGGAAGGACACCACCGTGAACAAGTCTCAGCTCATCGACACGCTCGCCGAGCGTTTCGAGGGGAACCGCAAGCAGGCGACGCACGCCCTCGACTCGGTCCTCGACACCATCACCCGCGAGGTGGCCAAGGGCGAGAAGGTGGCGATCCAGGGGTTCGGGTCCTTCGAGAAGAAGGTCCTCGGCACCCGCAAGGGCGCGAAGAAGCAGGCCGGCAAGAAGTCCTCGTCGGGCACGCAGGAGGCCGTGCCGAGGTTCAAGCCGGCCTCGGACCTCAAGGCCGTCGTGTCCGGGGTCAAGAAGCTGCCCGAGCTGACGGTGGCCGCCGGCTCCTCGGCGGTCTCGGTCGCGACCGCCCCGGCGCGTGCCGCGGCCAAGGCGGCTCGCAAGACCGTGAAGGGGTCGTCCAAGAAGAAGACCGCCGCGGGGAAGGCGTCCACCGCCGCGGAGGCGGCGACCGAGGCCGGTTCCGCCGCCGCGGGTAGTGCTGCGGTCGAGGCCCAGAAGACCGCCGCCGCGGCGAAGAAGGCCGCCGCCTCGGTGACCGAGACGTCGACCGCGAAGAAGGCGCCGGCGAAGAAGGCGACGGCGAAGAAGGCGACGGCGAAGAAGGCGACGCCCGCCACGAAGGCGCCGGCGAAGAAGACCACGGCGAAGAAGACCGCGGCGACGACGTCGACCGCAGCCGGGTCCACGGCGAAGAAGTCGGCACCGGCGAAGAAGTCCACGCCGGCGAAGAAGGCCACGTCCACGACGTCCTCCAGCCCGGCGCCGGCGAAAAAGGCCACTCCGGCGAAGAAGGCCACGCCGGCCAAGAAGGCCACGTCGGCGACGCCGGCCCCGTCGACTACGCCAGCCCCGACGACCTCCGGTGGGTCGACGTCCGGCGGCTCCACGACCGACGGTTCAGGCAGCGGGACCGGTTCCGCTGCGTCCCCGACGCCGAGCGGCGGTGGCGGCTCGTCCAGCTGACGGCGCGCCGCCCCGCCGCTCAGGCGAGCGGGGCGGCCACCGCGGCGGTGTGGGTCCCGACGCCGAGCGACAGCGCACGGCGCAGGTCGGCCCGGTCGTCGACGTCGCAGCGCAGGGTGGCGAGGCCGCCGGTCACGGCCCGGGCGCCGGAGGCCTGGTGCGCCAGTCGCGAGCCCACCCCGAAGCGGGGGGCGAACTCGGCGTACGGCGCGGTGTAGAGGGTGGTGCCGACCTCGACGGCGTCGGCCACGAACCACGCGCCCCCCGTCGAGGCCACCCGGAGGGCGGCGCCGAGGTCGTCGGGCCGCAGTGCGGGCAGGTCGGCGCAGATCGCCACCGGCTGCAGGTGCGGCCACCGGCGCCGCGCCTCGAGCGCGGCCTGCTGCAGGGTCGCGTTCAGGTCGTGGGTGTCGCCGTCCGGCATGCTCGCGCACCCCAGGGCCACGAGGTCGCGCGAGAACGCCGCGTCGTCGGTGACGACGAGGACCTCCGCCACCTCGGGGCACGCCACCACGGCCGTCACGGTGTCCAGGGCGAACGCCCCGGCGAGGTCTCGGCGCCGGACGTCCTCGACGTCTCCCAGCCGGGACTTCCCCACACGCGGAGGCTTGACGGGCAGGATCGCCACGAACGAGGTGGAGGGCGGGTCGGGCGGGTCGTGGGAGGCCATCGCCACGATCCTCTCAGGTCACCGTCGCCGACGGGAGCGCACCGTCGTCGCGTCGGAGCGTCCGGGCCGGCCTGGCGGCGGTAGCCTGCGTCCCGACCGGCGCGCCGGTCCGCGCCCCCGGCCGGAGGCGTGGAGGGAGGGAGAACGTGAGCGTCCGCAAGCTGCAGCAACGACGGGGCTGGGCCTTCACCGTCATCGTCGCGCTCGTCAAGCCGGTCCTGCTGGTCCTGACCCGACGCCGGTGGATCGACGGCGAGCACATCCCGGCCACGGGCGGGTGCGTGGTGGTCGTCAACCACCTCTCGCACGTCGACCCCCTGACGGCCGCGCACCTCGTCTACGACCACGGCCGCCTCCCGCGCTACCTGGCCAAGTCCGGGCTCTTCCGCACCCGCGTGCTCGGTACCTTCCTCCGCGCGGCCGGCCAGATCCCCGTGGAGCGAGCGACGAGCAGCGCGGTCGGTGCGTACGCCGCCGCGGTCGAGGCGGTCCGCGCCGGCGAGTGCGTGGTCGTCTACCCCGAGGGCACGATCACGCGCGACCCCGACCTGTGGCCGATGACCGGCAAGTCGGGTGCGGCGCGGATCGCGCTGGAGACCGGCTGCCCGGTCGTCCCGGTGGGCCAGTGGGGTCCGCAGGACCTGCTCGCGCCCTACTCCCACAAGCCCTCGCTGCTGCCGCGCACGCTGGTGACGATGAAGGTGGGGCGGCCCCTGGACCTGGCGCACCTGGCCGACCGGCCCGTGACCGCGCGGCACGTCGCGCAGGCCACCCAGCAGATCATGGACGCCATCACCGGCCTCGTGGCCGACATCCGGGGCGAGCAGCCGCCCGCGGACCGCTTCGACCTGCGACGGCACCGTGCCGAGCAGGCCCGGGAGGACGGAGCCTCGTGACGACCGACGCAGCAACCCCGCAGAGCCACGGCAAGGTCGCCGTCTTCAGTGCCGGTTCGTGGGGCACCGCCTTCTCGATCGTGCTCGCCGACGCCGGCAACGAGGTGGCGCTCTGGTCGCGCCGCCCCGAGCAGGCCGAGGCGATCAACCGGGACCGTGAGAACGCGGACTACCTGCCCGGCATCGAGCTCCCCCGCGGGGTCAGCGCCACCTCCGACGTGGCCCGCGCGCTCGAGGGAGCCGAGGTGGTCGTCCTGGCCACGCCCTCCCAGAGCCTGCGCGAGAACCTCGCCGGCTGGGCGCCGCACGTGCCGGACGACGCGGTCTTCCTGTCGTTGATGAAGGGCGTCGAGCTGGGCAACGTGAAGCGGATGAGCGAGGTGATCGCCGAGGTGACCGGTGCCGGGCCGGAGAGGATCGGCGTCCTCAGCGGGCCCAACCTCGCCAAGGAGATCGCCCGGCGCGAACCGGCGGCCTCGGTGGTCGCCTGCGCCGACGAGGAGGTCGCGCGCCGGCTCCAGGCCCGCTGCCACACCGCGGCCTTCCGGCCCTACACCAGCGTCGACGTGGTCGGGTGCGAGATCGGCGGCGCCTACAAGAACGTCGTCGCGCTCTGCGTCGGGATGGCCGTCGGGCTGGGCTTCGGCGACAACACGACCGCCTCGCTGATCACGCGAGGACTGGCGGAGACGGCGCGACTGGCCACGCGGATGGGAGCGAACCCGCTGACCCTGATGGGCCTGGCCGGTCTCGGTGACCTGGTGGCCACCTGCTCCTCACCGCTCTCGCGGAACCGGACCTTCGGCGAGAAGCTCGGCCAGGGCATGTCGACCGAGGAGATCCTCGCCTCGACCCGGCAGGTGGCCGAGGGCGCGAAGTCGTGCTCGTCGCTGCTGGCGCTCGCCAACAGCTGGGGCGTCGACGCCCCGATCGCCGACCAGGTCGACGCCGTGGTCGCCGGCCGTACGACGCCCTTCGACATGATGGACGCCTTCATCAACCGCGACCCCAAGGCCGAGACCGACTGACCCGGCCCGGGTCGCGGGGTGCCGGGACAGGACAGCAGCGGATCGCTGTCACCTGGTGGCAGCGATCCGCTGCTGTCCTGCGACTGTCCTGCGACGGCTGACGGCTGACGGCCGACGTCCCAGGGACCCGGACCGTCGGCGGCCCGTCAGCGTGGCCCGGGCAGGTCGTCGACCAGCCCGTCCCGCTCCTGCCACCAGCGTGCCGCGCCGCGGACCTCGTCGGGGTACTCGTCGGCGTGGGCCACCTTGTCCAGCCACGGGTCCTGGGTCATCCCGGCCGCGTAGAGCGCCCGCCGACGGTGGCCGCGGGCCATCAGGACGTCCAGCACCTCGCGCTCGACGCGCTGGCCGCCGTGCGCCAGCAGCACCGCGCGGGCGGAGAGGTCCGCGACGTCGCCGGCGGCCAGCGCCGGCATCGTGCCGAGGCCCGGGCTGGGGGCCATCTGGGCGAGACGGAACAGGATGGTGTGCCGGTCGCGGTCGGAGGCCTCACGCACGGCGTGGTCGTGCAGCACCTCGACGACGCGGTGGGCGAAGGGGACGGCCACCAGCAGCATGGTCGCGGTGAAGTGGTGGCGGGGCCGCTGGTCGTGGATGACCTCGAACAGCAGCCGGGCCAGCAACGGACGGTCGGGCAGGTTGTCAGGCTCGGCGACTCGCTCCGCCAGCTCGGTGGCGGTGCGCCACCTCCGGTCGGCCTGGGTGCGCTCGCCCAGGGCGACGCGTGACGCCGCGGGGGCCGGCGGCCGGGACAACCGGGCGGTCACGGCCTGCGCCTGGCGCTCCGGCAGCGAGGTCACCACGCCGGACAGCGTGTGGTGCCACCCGGCGTCGGCGCGCGCGACGGCCCGCTCGTAGGCCGCGACGAGCGGGTCCACCAGCAGGTCCCAGTGCTCGGGCTCGCCGCCGCCGGTGGCGGCCACGTCCAGCAGCGCGTGGGAGGCCGCACGCACCGCCATCGGACGGTGGTCGGCGAGCAGCTCGGCCGCCCAGCGCAGCACCTCCGGGGTGGGGCGGTCGGCCGTGGCCGAGACGGTGTCGACGAGCACCTGCGCGTGCGGGTCCGCCACGGCGCGGCGGGCCGCCTCGAGCACGAGGTGCCCGTACGGGCTGGTCCGGAGCAGGCTGAGCGCCTCGTAGCGGGTGACGTAGGCGGTGCCGACGCTGCGGCCCAGCTCGTCGACCAGCTCGTCCAACCAGGGGGCCGCCACCCAGGTCGGGAAGCCGCGAGCCTCCGGCGCCGTGATCGCGCGGGCCCACGAGAGCCACGCGCCACCGCTGCGCCGGGGGTGGCGGACCCGCTCCCCGCGCTCGGAGATCTCCTCCACCCCGAGGTGGCCGCCGCCGATCGCCCGGCTCGCGTCGTCGCGGTCCGGCGGACCTCCCGGGAGCGTGCGGCACAGCACGTCGACCGGAGCCCGCAGCTGGCCCTCGCGGAGCCCGAGGGCGCGCTCGTAGCCGTCGATGATGCGTCCGTGACGGACCTTGCCGTTCTCGACCTCGGACATCAGCCGGGCGTGGGTACGCACACCCGTGGCGCGCAGGGCAGTGCCCACGGCGGCCTGGCTGTGGCCGCCGCCGGCGGTCAGGCGCGCCATCCGGAGCAGCCAGGCCACCCGGGACGCGACGTTGACGCGATCGGACCCGAGAGACGAGTCGTCGCGCAGTGGAGTGAGCGGTGCCGGCACGTGAAACCCCCATTTTTCCCGGGTCGGACGACAAGAAAGATGCCAAAAGTCCTGTCCGGGTCAGGCGATGTTCCGCTTCTGGTCCGCCGTAGAAATATTCGGCGCCGTCCTCAGACCAGGTCGTCCAGGCAGCGGCGCAGGTCGGCCCAGAGGTCCTCGACGTCCTCGATGCCCACCGACAACCGGACCAGGCCCTCGGGGATGGTGGGCGCCTCCCCCTTCCACCGGCGACGGCGCTCCAGCGTGGACTCGACCCCGCCGAGGGACGTCGCGTGCACCCACAGGCGGGTCTTGCGGGGGAGGAGGTCGGCTGCCAGCTCGCCCTGGGCCAGCACGGCCGAGACGATGCCGCCGAAGCCGGGGTAGCGCACCTCGGCGACCGCGGGGTGCTCGCGGAGGCGCTCGACCAGCACCTGCGCGTTGGCCTGGGCCCGCTCGACGCGCAGGTGCAGCGTGCGCAGGCCGCGCAGCGCCAGCCAGGCCTCCAGCGTGCCCGGCACCGCGCCGGCGAGGTCGCGGCGCTTCTTCAGCACGTCGAAGAGCGCGTCGTCCCGGGTCACCACCGCCCCGATCAGGGCGTCGCTGTGGCCGGCGAGGTACTTGGTCGCCGAGTGCAGCACGAGGTCGACGCCGTCCTCGAGCGGACGGCGCAGGACCGGCGTGGCGAAGGTGTTGTCGGCGACGACGTACGCCCCGGCCGCGTGCGCGGCCTCGGTCACGGCGCGCACGTCGGTGACCTCGAGAGCAGGGTTGGTGGGGGACTCCACCCACACCAGCGCGGCGTCCTCGCAGGCGGCGCGGGTGGCGTCGAGGTCGGTCATGTCGACCAGGACGCTGCGCGCGCGGCCGCGGGCCTCCAGGTCGCCGAGGTAGGCCACGCTGCCCAGGTAGGCGTGCTGCGGCATCACCACGCGCGCGTCCTGCCCGACCAGGTCCAGCACGGTCGACACCGCCGCCATCCCGGAGGAGAACGCCAGGCAGCGGCCGCCCTCGAGGGCGCCGAGGGCGGCCTCGAAGGCCTGCCAGGTGGGGTTGCCGTACCGGCCGTACTCCCGGTCGCCGCCCGCGACGTAGGTCGAGGCCATCGTCAGCGGCTCGTTCAGCGGCGCGTCGGGGTCGTCCTTCGGGCGGCCGGCGGTCACCGCCAGCGTGGCGGGGTGCAGCGGTCGGTCGGCGGGTGCGGGCACGGGCGCGTCGTCGGGCATCCCCCGATCCTAGGAACGCTAGGGTCCGTGCGGTGACCCCGGAGCCCCCCGCGCCTGGACAGAGCCCCAAGCCACGCGTCGCCGTCGTGTTCGGCGGACGATCCAGCGAGCACGCGATCTCCTGCGTCACCGCGGGCAGCGTGCTGGCTGCGATCGACCCCGAGGCGTACGAGGTGGTCCCGGTCGGCATCGCGCCCGACGGGCGGTGGGTGCTGGAGTCCGGCGACCCCGAGCGGCTGCGGATCACCACGCCCGACGCGCTCCCCGCCGTCGACGCCGGGGGCGCGTCCCTCAGCCTGGCGCCCGGCGGCGACCCGGACGGCCGCGCGGGACTGGTCGTCACCGATCCCGGGTCCCCGCCCCGCGCCCTCGGTGAGGTGGACGTGGTGTTCCCGCTGCTGCACGGGCCCTGGGGCGAGGACGGCACGCTGCAGGGCATGCTCGAGATGTCGGGCGTCCGCTACGTCGGTGCCGGCGTCCTGGCCTCCGCGGTCGGCATGGACAAGGCCTACCTCAAGGTGGTGCTCCGGGACGCCGGGCTGCCGGTGATGCCGAGCG
This window encodes:
- a CDS encoding HU family DNA-binding protein, whose protein sequence is MNKSQLIDTLAERFEGNRKQATHALDSVLDTITREVAKGEKVAIQGFGSFEKKVLGTRKGAKKQAGKKSSSGTQEAVPRFKPASDLKAVVSGVKKLPELTVAAGSSAVSVATAPARAAAKAARKTVKGSSKKKTAAGKASTAAEAATEAGSAAAGSAAVEAQKTAAAAKKAAASVTETSTAKKAPAKKATAKKATAKKATPATKAPAKKTTAKKTAATTSTAAGSTAKKSAPAKKSTPAKKATSTTSSSPAPAKKATPAKKATPAKKATSATPAPSTTPAPTTSGGSTSGGSTTDGSGSGTGSAASPTPSGGGGSSS
- the leuC gene encoding 3-isopropylmalate dehydratase large subunit; amino-acid sequence: MGRTLAEKVWDEHVVRATPGEPDLLYIDLHLIHEVTSPQAFDGLRLAGRTVRRPDLTIATEDHNVPTVDWDKPIADPVSRTQVETLRRNCAEFGVRLHPLGDVEQGIVHVVGPQLGLTQPGMTIVCGDSHTSTHGAFGALAFGIGTSEVEHVLATQTLPQARPRTMAVTVNGSLPAGVTAKDLVLTLITHTGTGGGQGYVVEYRGSAIEELSMEARMTICNMSIEWGAKAGMVAPDQTTFDYIEGRPEAPTGADWDAAVEHWTSLRTDDDAEFDEEIVLDASVMTPFVTWGTNPGQGVPLGGSVPFPGDFEEEGDRVAAENALRYMALEAGTPMREVAVDTVFIGSCTNGRIEDLRLAASIIEGRTVDADTRLLVVPGSARVRLQAEDEGLDVVFKQAGAEWRGAGCSMCLGMNPDTLAPGERSASTSNRNFEGRQGKGGRTHLVSIPVAAATAVRGTLSSPADLD
- the leuD gene encoding 3-isopropylmalate dehydratase small subunit; its protein translation is MDAFTSHTGVGVPLRRSNVDTDQIIPAVYLKRVTRTGFEDGLFAAWRGDASFVLNQPAYAAGSVLVAGPDFGTGSSREHAVWALQNYGFRAVISSRFADIFRGNSGKAGLVAAQVDEKVVQRLWDLLEAEPGATITVDLESRTVRAGEGPDAVEDSFDIDDYTRWRLLEGLDDVSITLTHDEDISAFESGRPVWKPALT
- a CDS encoding methylated-DNA--[protein]-cysteine S-methyltransferase, producing MWTVTDSPVGPLRLVEHHGALTHVEFAPHGPAADGRPRGTEDDQVPVLVEAAAQLAAYFAGDLKDFDLPLDPGGTPFQQRVWEALRGIGWGETATYGAVAVRLGMTPAASRAVGLANGRNPIPIVVPCHRVIGANGTLTGYAGGLERKQVLLDLETHALF
- a CDS encoding IclR family transcriptional regulator is translated as MDTSSGVGVLDKAALVLTALESGPATLAGLVAGTGLARPTAHRLAVALEHHRLVARDLQGRFVLGPRLAELSAAAGEDRLLATAGPVLARLRDITGESAQLWRRQGEARICVAAAERPSGLRDTIPIGSQLTMRAGSAAQVLLAWEDPDRVHRGLQEAAFSAAALSGIRRRGWAQSVGEREQGVASVSAPVRSPGGKVIAAVSVSGPLERLSRQPGRMHAPAVLAAAERLSESLRRAAAAGS
- a CDS encoding AlkA N-terminal domain-containing protein, with the translated sequence MTTTDEPPAAPDGLDPQACYRVVESRDPRFDGVFWTAVRTTGIYCRPSCPARTPAARNVTFHASAAAAQAAGYRACRRCRPDASPGSPDWDVAATTAGRAMRLIADGVVDREGVPGLAGRLGYTPRHLTRLLGDELGAGPLALARARRAQTARTLVERTDLPLTDVAHAAGFASVRQFNQTVLDVYAATPGELRSRRGRTVPGGGRGAVREDLDPPGALTLRLPVRTPFAGRELLGFLAYHVVPGVETAGPGWYARTLDLPHAPGTVRVLLDDPDPGPGTATVEAVFGLGDLRDLPAAVERVRRMLDADADPAVVDRHLGEDDVLAPLVAARPGLRVPGQVDGDETAVRTVVGQQVSVVGARTVTARMVQAHGRAVTTGVPGLTHLFPRADVLAAVDPETLPMPRARGRALVGLCAALAEGRVRLDRGVARADTRAAMLALKGIGPWTADYVAMRALGDPDVFLPTDIGVRNALSGLGQDPATLLPQVTGDGGRWAPWRSTALMHLWATVIPALPDPDRDPDRPEET
- a CDS encoding GNAT family N-acetyltransferase, with product MRERSVRSVERWWSRVLGVPDDELWCGTTVRPHSPTSPLSVYGGWWVVWSAGGGLHVSLPPGAQEPEDDLLDDARRRTEPSAWRTLARERRLRVVGPSVHAYLDHDPTGAPPAPLAAGSPEVRRWDPRDLTDLRDRVGPGAWGESGFRDVDPLTDHCFAVVVAGTVVAAANLTPFDGAPRDVGVLVAPSWRGQGLGARVGRHAAAYAVRHHGLARWRARSDNRASLAVAEGLGFEPWCTQLALR